One part of the Desulfovibrio sp. JC010 genome encodes these proteins:
- a CDS encoding ATP-binding protein gives MKQLVVISGKGGTGKTSVVSGLASIGPKKVLADCDVDAADLHLILHPEVKDKHDFLSGERPEINPDLCTRCGLCAEHCKFDAISDDFAVISEKCEGCGVCSYVCPVEAVSVSPRLCGQWFRSETRFGQMIHAELGIGEENSGKLVTTVRNASAEVGEEIGAEIVLVDGSPGVGCPVIASLTNADLAVFVAEPTISAVHDLKRVHKLCEHFKIPSMAIINKCGINAEQENEIRSFCAEKDILLAGELPYDTIFSKAQLAGQSVVEYDPDGMGKKIEAIWAKMEANL, from the coding sequence ATGAAACAGTTAGTAGTAATCAGCGGAAAAGGCGGCACCGGAAAGACCAGCGTGGTTTCCGGTCTGGCTTCCATCGGACCCAAAAAAGTGCTCGCCGACTGCGACGTGGATGCCGCAGACCTGCACCTGATCCTGCATCCTGAGGTAAAAGATAAACACGATTTCCTCAGCGGAGAGCGTCCGGAAATCAATCCCGACCTCTGCACCCGGTGCGGACTCTGCGCCGAGCATTGTAAATTCGACGCCATATCCGATGACTTCGCCGTTATTTCCGAAAAATGCGAGGGCTGCGGCGTGTGCTCGTACGTCTGCCCGGTTGAAGCGGTATCCGTCTCCCCGCGCCTCTGCGGCCAGTGGTTTCGTTCCGAAACCCGTTTCGGACAGATGATTCATGCGGAACTCGGCATCGGAGAAGAGAACTCCGGCAAACTGGTCACCACCGTGCGCAACGCATCCGCCGAGGTAGGCGAAGAAATCGGTGCAGAAATAGTGCTGGTGGACGGCTCTCCCGGTGTTGGTTGTCCGGTTATCGCCTCCCTGACCAATGCGGATCTCGCCGTATTTGTCGCTGAACCAACCATCTCCGCCGTGCACGACCTGAAAAGAGTCCACAAACTCTGTGAACATTTCAAGATTCCCTCCATGGCGATCATCAACAAATGCGGCATCAATGCCGAACAGGAAAACGAAATCCGCTCTTTCTGCGCCGAGAAGGACATTCTTCTTGCCGGAGAACTGCCTTACGATACCATTTTTTCAAAAGCTCAACTGGCGGGACAATCCGTAGTTGAATACGATCCGGACGGCATGGGGAAAAAGATTGAAGCCATCTGGGCCAAAATGGAAGCAAACCTTTAA
- a CDS encoding zinc ribbon domain-containing protein: MPIYEYKCRECGAVYEELVSAGAESAPCPSCGKNSGEKLMSSTSSLTGKDTPNVPDATGTGCCGGNPSSQGCVPGSCCGKA, translated from the coding sequence ATGCCGATTTATGAATACAAATGCCGCGAATGCGGAGCCGTTTACGAAGAGCTCGTCAGTGCCGGAGCTGAATCCGCCCCCTGCCCGTCCTGTGGGAAAAACAGCGGAGAAAAACTCATGTCCTCCACATCATCACTGACCGGGAAAGACACACCCAACGTCCCCGACGCAACCGGAACAGGATGCTGCGGAGGCAACCCCTCATCGCAAGGCTGCGTACCCGGCTCCTGCTGCGGCAAAGCATAA
- a CDS encoding CGGC domain-containing protein, whose protein sequence is MGKEKIVILGCSMAMDDICIGCSRCMVGFNRRDGEFKNCSEDAELVGIVGCGGCPGAGIVTRMAHMKLWNGPMDEVPNKVYVAPCITMHCPHKDILLKKVKAKAGCEVIEGTHPYIPENIFG, encoded by the coding sequence ATGGGTAAGGAAAAAATTGTCATCCTCGGATGCAGCATGGCAATGGATGACATCTGTATCGGCTGTTCCCGTTGCATGGTCGGTTTCAACCGCCGCGACGGTGAATTCAAAAACTGTTCTGAAGACGCTGAACTGGTCGGTATTGTCGGCTGTGGCGGATGCCCCGGTGCAGGCATTGTTACCAGAATGGCTCACATGAAGCTCTGGAACGGACCTATGGACGAAGTTCCCAACAAAGTTTATGTTGCCCCATGCATTACCATGCACTGTCCCCACAAGGACATTCTCCTGAAAAAGGTAAAAGCCAAGGCCGGATGTGAAGTCATTGAAGGAACACATCCCTACATTCCTGAAAACATTTTTGGTTAA
- a CDS encoding LpxI family protein codes for MTSNTETIGLIAGGGQFPLLVAKGAAAQGNRVVAVFFKGHSNLEVDEHVDASVELKLGQLNKLVSFFKENGVSKVVMAGTINKPKAFDIRPDWRAAKLLFKLASKGDDVLLRAIASEFEGEGMQVVGPHEYAPDLLTPPGYLTKRKPNEVESTDIAFGWKIARELGRMDIGQCVVVRDGVITAVEAIEGTDAAVKRGCELGGKGCSIVKVFKPGQEKRVDMPSIGLKTVQGMKDLGATCLGVEAGKSLFFDLDESVKFADKHGITIVGLTEELIDEI; via the coding sequence ATGACAAGTAATACTGAGACAATAGGTCTTATAGCCGGAGGGGGACAATTCCCCCTTCTGGTCGCAAAAGGAGCCGCAGCACAGGGCAATCGTGTTGTGGCTGTTTTTTTTAAGGGCCATTCAAATTTAGAAGTTGATGAGCATGTTGATGCCTCTGTTGAACTCAAGCTCGGTCAGCTGAACAAGCTGGTTTCTTTTTTTAAAGAGAATGGTGTCAGCAAAGTGGTTATGGCCGGAACTATCAACAAACCAAAAGCCTTTGATATTCGCCCTGACTGGCGCGCTGCAAAGCTTCTTTTCAAGCTGGCTTCAAAGGGTGATGACGTCCTGCTCCGGGCAATCGCCAGTGAATTTGAAGGCGAGGGTATGCAGGTGGTCGGACCGCATGAATATGCACCTGACCTGCTGACTCCTCCCGGATATTTAACCAAACGCAAGCCGAACGAAGTGGAAAGCACTGATATAGCATTCGGCTGGAAGATCGCCCGCGAACTGGGCCGTATGGATATCGGCCAATGTGTAGTTGTCCGCGACGGTGTTATTACCGCAGTTGAGGCCATTGAAGGAACCGATGCGGCAGTGAAACGCGGCTGCGAACTGGGCGGCAAAGGCTGTTCTATCGTGAAAGTTTTCAAGCCCGGTCAGGAAAAGCGGGTCGATATGCCTTCAATCGGTTTGAAGACCGTTCAGGGTATGAAGGATCTCGGTGCGACCTGCCTCGGCGTAGAAGCCGGGAAGAGCCTGTTTTTCGATCTTGATGAGTCCGTCAAATTCGCCGACAAGCATGGCATTACCATAGTAGGTTTGACTGAAGAATTGATTGATGAAATTTAG
- a CDS encoding P-loop NTPase, whose amino-acid sequence MKIAIASGKGGTGKTTVAVNFAAYLDSMGTSVSFTDCDVEEPNAHFFLNPDLGPEKQEFLTVPDIDEDKCIGESCRKCIELCRFKSLIWMVDSVLCFSELCHGCGLCELACPADAIGKGKREIGTTSTGKAGNIDFSRGLMRIGEAMAPPLIGAVKELSPRAEVNILDCPPGTSCPVVESIDGTDFVVLVTEPTPFGLHDLNLAVQLMQTLNKPCGVVINRAGMGDDRVEKYLAEKNVPLLGSLPHSREAASEYSEGKLLYDTIPGFKDEFAKIWSSIQEQVSGAK is encoded by the coding sequence ATGAAAATAGCAATTGCCAGCGGCAAGGGCGGCACCGGAAAAACTACTGTTGCCGTTAACTTCGCCGCCTATCTTGATTCTATGGGCACAAGCGTAAGCTTCACCGACTGTGATGTGGAAGAACCCAATGCCCACTTTTTCCTGAACCCTGATTTAGGACCTGAAAAACAGGAATTCCTCACCGTCCCTGACATTGACGAAGACAAATGTATCGGCGAATCCTGCCGTAAATGCATTGAACTCTGCCGTTTTAAATCCCTGATCTGGATGGTGGATTCCGTGCTCTGTTTTTCCGAACTCTGCCACGGCTGCGGTCTCTGTGAACTGGCCTGCCCGGCTGATGCCATCGGCAAAGGCAAAAGGGAAATCGGAACCACATCCACCGGAAAAGCCGGCAACATAGATTTTTCAAGAGGGCTGATGCGCATCGGCGAAGCAATGGCCCCGCCGCTGATCGGTGCGGTAAAAGAGCTTTCCCCCCGGGCGGAAGTGAATATTCTGGATTGTCCCCCCGGTACTTCCTGCCCGGTGGTGGAATCCATCGACGGCACCGACTTTGTAGTGCTGGTCACCGAACCCACCCCCTTCGGCCTGCACGACCTCAATCTGGCCGTGCAGCTCATGCAGACCCTGAACAAGCCCTGCGGTGTGGTCATCAACCGCGCCGGAATGGGCGATGACCGGGTGGAAAAATATCTTGCTGAAAAGAATGTCCCCCTGCTCGGCTCGCTCCCGCACAGCCGTGAAGCCGCGTCTGAATATTCCGAGGGCAAACTGCTCTACGACACAATCCCCGGATTCAAGGACGAATTTGCAAAAATATGGTCTTCAATTCAGGAACAAGTGAGCGGAGCAAAATAA